The genome window GATACCTTTGCATAAATAGAAAAATAATAAATGGCGAATAAGCAGATTAATAATGATGATCTATTAGCGAATATCATCAAAGGAATTGAAGAAGTAAAAGGAGAAAATATTGATATTCTTGATTTAAGAGAAATAGACAATACGGTATGTGATTATTTTGTTATTTGTAATGGTAATTCAAATACACAAGTAAACGCTATTGTAGGTTCTGTACAAAAAATCGTTTCTAAAGAATTAAAAGACAAACCATGGCACGTTGAAGGTGCAGAAAATGGCGAGTGGGTTTTAATGGACTATGTAAATATTGTAGTTCATGTATTCCAAAAACATATACGCGAATACTACCGAATTGAGAGTTTATGGGGTGATGCTAAAATCACAACCATTGAAACTAAATACTAAAATTTCTTATGGCACAAAATAATAATTCTAACTTTAAGTTTAGTCCATGGATGAGTATTGTACTTGTCCTAACTATTTTTTTTACAATAAGTTTATTTACAAAAGGAATTGATTTAAGCAATCCTGCGCCAACAACAATTTCAAGATTTTATCAATTTTTAGATAAAAACCAAGTAGAAAAAGTAGTTTTCACGAATAATAAAGCTACAGTATTTCTTAAAAAATCGGCTTTGACTGACAAAGTTCATGATAAAGTAAAAAATGATGTTTTAGGAAAACCAAATACAAAAGGACCGCACTATTTCTTTGAAATTGGTGATTTAAAAACGTTCCAAGAAAATTTACAAAAAGCGGCTAAAGAAGGCAAATTAACTGACTACGAAAAAGAGCCAGAAAGCATGTGGGGTGAAGTAATTTCAATGCTTTTACCTATTGTTTTATTAGTTGGACTTTGGATCTTCATGATGAGAAGAATGTCAGGTGGTTCTGGTGGTGGCGGAGGTCAAATTTTTAGCATTGGAAAATCAAAAGCTAAATTATTTGACGAAAAGAATGATACCAGAGTAACTTTTGAAAACGTTGCTGGATTAGAAGGTGCAAAAGAAGAAATTCAAGAAATTGTGGAATTCCTTAAAAATCCTGAAAAATATACATCAATTGGAGGTAAAATCCCAAAAGGCGCTTTATTAGTTGGACCTCCAGGAACAGGAAAAACATTATTAGCTAAAGCTGTTGCTGGTGAAGCTAGAGTTCCTTTCTTCTCTTTATCAGGTTCTGATTTTGTGGAAATGTTTGTTGGAGTTGGAGCTTCTCGTGTTAGAGATTTATTCAAACAAGCGAAAGAAAAATCACCTGCAATTATTTTTATAGACGAAATTGACGCTGTAGGTAGAGCGCGTGGTAAAAACAACATGACTGGAGCCAATGACGAAAGAGAAAACACGTTAAACCAGTTATTAACAGAAATGGATGGTTTTGGTACTAATTCAAATGTTATTGTATTAGCTGCAACAAACCGTGCTGATGTATTAGACAAAGCATTACTTCGTGCTGGACGTTTTGACAGACAGATTTATGTAGATTTACCGGACATTAGAGAGCGTAAAGAAATTTTTGAAGTACACTTAAAACCTTTGAAAAAATCAGAGGAATTAGATACTGAATTCTTAGCAAAACAAACACCTGGATTCTCAGGAGCTGATATTGCAAATGTTTGTAACGAAGCTGCTTTAATTGCCGCTCGTAAAGATAAAAAAGCAGTAGACAAACAAGATTTCTTAGATGCTGTTGATAGAATTGTTGGTGGTTTAGAAAAGAAAAATAAAATTGTTACTCCGGCAGAAAAACGTGCAATTGCAATTCACGAAGCTGGACACGCAACTGTAAGTTGGATGTTGGAACATGCTGCACCACTTGTAAAAGTTACAATTGTTCCTCGCGGACAAAGTTTAGGAGCTGCTTGGTATTTACCTGAAGAGCGTTTAATTGTTCGTCCTGATCAAATGTTAGACGAAATGTGTGCTACTATGGGAGGAAGAGCTGCTGAAAAAGTAATTTTTGACGAAATTTCAACAGGTGCATTAAGTGATTTAGAAAAAGTAACTCGCCAAGCAAGAGCTATGGTTACGATTTATGGATTGAATGATAAGCTAGGAAATATTACTTATTACGATTCTACAGGTCAATCGGATTACAATTTCTCTAAGCCATATTCTGAAGAAACAGCTAAAGTTATCGATACTGAAATTTCAAAATTAATTGAAGAGCAATACCAAAGAGCAATTCATATTTTGGAAACTAATAAAGATAAACTTATTCAATTAGCTGATATTCTGATTGAAAAAGAAGTAATTTTCAAAGATGATTTAGAAACAATTTTTGGAAAAAGATTCTTTGAAAAAGAAGGCGAAATTCCTGTTACAGAATAAGGACTTATCAACAAAAATATATTAATAAAAAACTTAGTTCCTTATTGAAAGAACTAAGTTTTTTTTTATCTTTGATTTTCACACTATAAAAAGCGACGAAAGATACATGAGTCTTTTTAGAAAAATTTTTGGCAGCCTAGGAGAAGAAGAGGATAACGACAAAAAACAAGAAATTAAAAGTCCTTATACTCCCGATATTACTTTGCCTATAGACGAACAATTCACTTTCAATTTTAAAAATAATGGAGGAAAGTTTATCTATTGTGAAAACTTAGATGAAATCGCCGAAAATTTCGAAAATATATTAGCCGAAAACGATTGGTTCGAATGCAATGCTCATTGCTATAATTCGAGATTATTACATCTTTTAGACGAAAACAAATTAACTTACAACAATGCTTCACCAGCAGTATTTTTTCTTTCTTCTTGCGAAAATTTAATTGCAGATGAAGGTTCTATATTGTTTTCATCAAACCAATTCAAACACTACAAACCAAATGAATTACCAACTAATATGGTAATTTTTGCAACTACCAGTCAAATTGTGAATAGTAAGAGTGATGGCTTGAGGCGAATTAAGAACATGCACGAAAAAAACTATCCTTCTAATATTACAACCATAAAATATTTTGAAGAAGTTAAGGAACAAGATTTTTTACATTACGGAAGTTGTCATAAAAACCTTTACCTACTTCTTTTAGAGGACTTATAATGAACGAAACGCTAAAAAGAGCATTATCTGGAGCCGTTTATGTAATTTTATTATTAGGCTGTATTTCTTATTCTAGAGAGGGTTTAGCAATTCTTTTTGGCGCTTTTCTGATTATTGGAGTATACGAGTTTTGCAAAATGTGCGGACTAAATTACTTTATTAGTATTCCATTAGCAGGAGGTTCTTATTTTTATTTATGGAATAAAAATTCGGATCTAAACACAAATACTGCACTTACAGCAATTGCTATTATAATTTCGATAAAACTCCTACTCTATCTTTTTAATCACAACAAAACCCATTTTAAAACCTATACACGTTATTTCTTGTTGTTTGGATATATCATTCTTCCATTCATATTAGCAAATTACGTAGCTATGGGAGTAAAAGGATACAATCCTAAAATTCTTATTTCAGTTATTATACTTATTTGGACAAACGATACATTTGCATATTTAGTTGGTAAAAATTTAGGAAAGAACAAACTTTTTCCAAGTGTTTCTCCAAAAAAGACAATTGAAGGATTTATCGGCGGAATCGTGTTTACCATTATTGGTGGAGCACTTTTAGCACATTTTTACATCATGACATCAAATCTTTACATTTGGATTATCATTGCTTCTATTGTTAGCATTTTCAGCACATTAGGCGATTTAATCGAATCCAA of Flavobacterium channae contains these proteins:
- a CDS encoding phosphatidate cytidylyltransferase, whose amino-acid sequence is MNETLKRALSGAVYVILLLGCISYSREGLAILFGAFLIIGVYEFCKMCGLNYFISIPLAGGSYFYLWNKNSDLNTNTALTAIAIIISIKLLLYLFNHNKTHFKTYTRYFLLFGYIILPFILANYVAMGVKGYNPKILISVIILIWTNDTFAYLVGKNLGKNKLFPSVSPKKTIEGFIGGIVFTIIGGALLAHFYIMTSNLYIWIIIASIVSIFSTLGDLIESKLKRVAGIKDTGNIMPGHGGILDRLDSIIFVIPFINLFYLILYYVS
- the ftsH gene encoding ATP-dependent zinc metalloprotease FtsH, encoding MAQNNNSNFKFSPWMSIVLVLTIFFTISLFTKGIDLSNPAPTTISRFYQFLDKNQVEKVVFTNNKATVFLKKSALTDKVHDKVKNDVLGKPNTKGPHYFFEIGDLKTFQENLQKAAKEGKLTDYEKEPESMWGEVISMLLPIVLLVGLWIFMMRRMSGGSGGGGGQIFSIGKSKAKLFDEKNDTRVTFENVAGLEGAKEEIQEIVEFLKNPEKYTSIGGKIPKGALLVGPPGTGKTLLAKAVAGEARVPFFSLSGSDFVEMFVGVGASRVRDLFKQAKEKSPAIIFIDEIDAVGRARGKNNMTGANDERENTLNQLLTEMDGFGTNSNVIVLAATNRADVLDKALLRAGRFDRQIYVDLPDIRERKEIFEVHLKPLKKSEELDTEFLAKQTPGFSGADIANVCNEAALIAARKDKKAVDKQDFLDAVDRIVGGLEKKNKIVTPAEKRAIAIHEAGHATVSWMLEHAAPLVKVTIVPRGQSLGAAWYLPEERLIVRPDQMLDEMCATMGGRAAEKVIFDEISTGALSDLEKVTRQARAMVTIYGLNDKLGNITYYDSTGQSDYNFSKPYSEETAKVIDTEISKLIEEQYQRAIHILETNKDKLIQLADILIEKEVIFKDDLETIFGKRFFEKEGEIPVTE
- the rsfS gene encoding ribosome silencing factor, which encodes MANKQINNDDLLANIIKGIEEVKGENIDILDLREIDNTVCDYFVICNGNSNTQVNAIVGSVQKIVSKELKDKPWHVEGAENGEWVLMDYVNIVVHVFQKHIREYYRIESLWGDAKITTIETKY
- a CDS encoding LUD domain-containing protein, which encodes MSLFRKIFGSLGEEEDNDKKQEIKSPYTPDITLPIDEQFTFNFKNNGGKFIYCENLDEIAENFENILAENDWFECNAHCYNSRLLHLLDENKLTYNNASPAVFFLSSCENLIADEGSILFSSNQFKHYKPNELPTNMVIFATTSQIVNSKSDGLRRIKNMHEKNYPSNITTIKYFEEVKEQDFLHYGSCHKNLYLLLLEDL